A stretch of Campylobacter concisus DNA encodes these proteins:
- the tssJ gene encoding type VI secretion system lipoprotein TssJ, with product MKKIFKFLSFLVFMLFLTGCAKDLIISNMPNSNLNYHGDNVPITIIAYKLRDVAKFKEASIIDLAEKNGEILGYDKIDSIKTQIQPNTNRYAFTNVYPDEVPYVGILVLYADQSKTNIKAYKATKEIKEKNIVFEITKNGVNVLDASSSKIQASK from the coding sequence ATGAAAAAAATATTTAAATTTCTATCTTTTTTAGTATTTATGCTATTTCTTACAGGATGTGCAAAAGATCTTATTATAAGCAATATGCCAAATTCAAATTTAAACTATCATGGCGATAATGTTCCTATAACTATCATAGCTTATAAATTAAGAGATGTGGCTAAATTTAAAGAAGCTAGCATTATCGATCTAGCCGAGAAAAATGGTGAGATACTAGGTTATGATAAGATTGACTCTATAAAAACACAAATTCAGCCAAATACAAATAGATATGCTTTTACAAATGTATATCCTGACGAAGTTCCGTATGTTGGCATTTTGGTACTTTATGCTGATCAGAGCAAGACAAATATCAAGGCTTATAAGGCTACAAAAGAGATAAAAGAAAAAAATATAGTTTTTGAAATAACAAAAAATGGCGTAAATGTTTTAGACGCTAGTAGCTCTAAAATACAAGCAAGCAAATAA
- the tssK gene encoding type VI secretion system baseplate subunit TssK yields the protein MSEKLKVVWYNGMNIDKVHFEQQERYFERNLNLKTISSFSNLYGVLDLEISSDLLLQGKVGLTKISCISQDGTIFNAPDQDELPEPLEISPSELNSAIIVLKLPISSGLVDISLQNNLPNLKFTAKQVLISSKVHDEASNDILNELDDKDDFELSSAFTQDKENLILASQRSSLGVFGSKMPYELSIPICKIKNIDLNKQITLDEKFIPTCIDISKNTFIINFIEELSFATKQHQESYFGLLGGVDQAKNRLDFSTYLTLNMLKKWHLIFSYLLKKDKFHPEYLYEKLVDFQADLLALSHDNSFSEFIAYDHNNLTQTFVPLINNLRLLFSHILSPKYIMAQIVKNNHGFYDCIFDNPSIIENSEIYFAIHSDTKNEYLLKNFKEQCKIHTQSNIKGIVSSQLRGINVEQISVVPSTLPKLNDYIYYKIDKKDEIFKSFANQNVISVYITANLQNADIKMWALL from the coding sequence ATGTCTGAAAAGCTAAAAGTCGTTTGGTATAACGGAATGAACATTGATAAGGTTCATTTCGAGCAGCAAGAAAGATATTTTGAGAGAAATTTAAACCTAAAAACCATCTCTTCTTTTTCAAATTTATACGGTGTTTTAGATTTAGAAATTTCAAGCGATCTTTTGCTTCAAGGCAAAGTAGGGCTAACTAAAATTTCTTGTATCTCTCAAGATGGTACGATTTTTAACGCGCCAGATCAAGATGAATTACCAGAGCCACTTGAGATAAGCCCAAGTGAGTTAAACTCAGCCATTATAGTGTTAAAACTACCTATTAGCTCAGGTCTGGTTGATATTAGCTTGCAAAATAATTTACCAAATCTAAAATTTACAGCCAAGCAAGTGCTTATCAGCTCAAAAGTGCATGATGAAGCTAGCAACGATATATTAAACGAGCTAGATGATAAAGATGATTTTGAGCTATCTTCGGCCTTTACACAAGATAAAGAAAATCTAATCCTAGCAAGCCAAAGATCGTCTCTTGGAGTATTTGGCTCAAAGATGCCTTACGAGCTTAGCATACCAATTTGTAAAATAAAAAATATAGACCTAAATAAACAAATAACGCTTGATGAAAAATTTATTCCAACTTGTATTGACATCAGTAAAAACACCTTTATAATAAATTTTATAGAGGAGCTTAGCTTTGCTACAAAGCAACATCAAGAGAGTTATTTTGGGTTGTTAGGAGGTGTTGATCAAGCTAAAAATAGACTTGATTTTTCAACGTATTTAACACTAAATATGCTAAAAAAATGGCATTTGATATTCTCTTATTTGCTAAAGAAAGATAAATTTCACCCAGAGTATTTGTATGAAAAATTAGTTGATTTTCAGGCTGATCTGTTGGCACTTAGTCACGATAATAGTTTTAGCGAATTTATCGCCTACGATCACAATAACCTAACTCAAACTTTTGTGCCTTTGATAAATAATCTAAGACTTTTATTCTCACATATCTTATCTCCAAAATATATAATGGCACAAATTGTTAAAAACAATCACGGCTTTTATGACTGTATTTTTGATAATCCAAGCATTATTGAAAACTCAGAAATTTATTTTGCTATTCACAGTGATACAAAAAATGAGTATCTTCTTAAAAATTTCAAAGAGCAATGCAAAATCCATACTCAATCAAATATAAAAGGCATAGTTTCTTCACAGCTAAGGGGTATAAACGTAGAGCAAATTTCTGTTGTTCCTAGCACTTTACCAAAGTTAAACGATTATATCTATTATAAGATAGACAAAAAAGATGAAATTTTTAAAAGCTTTGCAAATCAAAATGTGATTAGCGTTTATATAACGGCAAATTTACAAAATGCTGACATTAAAATGTGGGCTTTATTATAA
- the icmH gene encoding type IVB secretion system protein IcmH/DotU, whose translation MNENQNETSVLSQTNLLGLGTNLALDHVLPLLLLANRVSKLQNFSQSEMANLREKLINDILSTTSKISNLGIYEEDDIIRLRYCLCVFIDESLLKNEIFMNSFWANNTLTTRFFNENLGGNKFFGIMDKWFENVGKNKDFLEFIYACLVLGYKGKYETQEDCNEKISYLCENIAAAVSPLIKADENVFEKSYLKQTKKSFLEVFSLKRLKFYFILLAIAMIAAAFLYSTYSMDQNNIRNDSVLNNKIENFMDNK comes from the coding sequence ATGAACGAAAATCAAAATGAAACCTCAGTTTTAAGTCAAACAAATCTTTTGGGTCTTGGCACAAATCTTGCACTAGATCACGTGCTGCCATTGCTTCTTTTGGCAAATAGGGTTTCAAAATTACAAAATTTTTCACAAAGTGAAATGGCAAATTTACGTGAAAAATTGATAAATGATATCTTAAGCACTACTTCAAAAATATCAAATCTAGGCATTTACGAGGAAGACGATATTATTAGACTTAGATATTGCCTTTGTGTTTTTATAGATGAGAGCTTGCTAAAAAATGAAATTTTTATGAACAGCTTTTGGGCTAATAATACACTGACAACAAGATTTTTTAATGAAAATCTAGGCGGAAATAAATTCTTTGGCATTATGGATAAGTGGTTTGAAAATGTTGGCAAAAATAAAGATTTCTTGGAATTTATATATGCTTGTTTGGTGCTTGGTTATAAAGGAAAATATGAAACCCAAGAAGATTGCAATGAAAAAATTTCTTATCTTTGTGAAAATATAGCTGCGGCCGTTTCTCCGCTCATAAAGGCTGATGAAAATGTATTTGAAAAGAGCTACTTAAAACAGACAAAGAAAAGCTTTCTTGAGGTATTTTCGCTAAAGCGTTTAAAATTTTATTTCATTTTACTAGCCATTGCTATGATTGCAGCTGCATTTTTATATAGTACATATTCTATGGATCAAAACAATATCAGAAACGATAGTGTTCTAAATAATAAGATAGAGAATTTTATGGATAACAAGTAA